The genomic segment TGAGTTGGTGGCGGTGAGAGgaatatgtatgtttttttttgttaaagaggAATATGTATGTTACAGAACTTGAGATTGCAACCGTTGTCTGTCAGTACGTGGCACAGCTCATTAGAATGTGTTGACCGATTTAGGAGCTATTAAGTTTCTGCATATTCAAGATACCTATTATCAAGCATCAAAATGGCTCGATCTCGATACATATTAAATTGTTACAGAATTTGTAACAATGTCAGATGTGATCTTCGTCTCTTATCACGATctgaaacaacaaacataagGAGTGATCTGATTTTGGAGAACCTCAAGAACATCTGGCGGCTGAGACTGGTTTATAAAAGTTTCTCCTGGTTCAAAGCCTAAAATAGCCATTTGAATAATGAGTCTTGAGTTCTATacaatttttacaattttgctaAGATGGTTGCAAATAGAGCACGTGCTACTGGGAAGATAGAACAAGTGCGGCTCCTGCAGCGGCTGCCACAGCTGCTATAACCATAGCGGTAATGGGTGCTATTTGGAGGCCGCCATTTCCACGGGAGAGTCTCCTCGAGATCAGTTCGCAGGACTTGTCAGCTTCTTTGTAAATAAAACTATTGGCTACTCCTTCAGTGATGATGGCTTTTTCGTTCTACAGACAAAGCACGTGAAGTCAGAGAAGAAAATATGGCTGAAGTTAGTTATAGTTTAGACGAGTCTAAAGAGAGGCATTACCTTTATCCTGAAGCTACATATAGTATGCTTGACAGCGAGAGTATCACTTGGTGAAGATGATAGTTTGAGGGAATGATCCTTCCAGTCGTCTACAAGTTTTTTAAGAAGAGCAACACTAGCTTCTATGTTCTCATTATAGAGATTATCCCAGTACTTAAAGCAATCAACGTTTTTGGTCACACAACAGGTAGCGATTGCTATAGCTTCCTTGGCTAGAACAGGATTTCCTGTAACAACGGTAATCCCATGACAAATCTATTTGGCaaacagagagagagggaagtaGAAAACTCATGATTTCAAGGTTTCCGTTGTGTTACCAGCACCTTTCCCAGCTAATCTCAATGAAAAGGTTAATATCTGTTTCATTGTGTTGCTTCCTGTCGCACTATCTGGTGCAAGGGCTACTTCCTTCAACAAGGGATAGATTGCCTCAAACCTGTTTGTTGTCTGTGCGCACCATGCATGCTTGTGATCAGAAACGACAAGCGCATGCAtcaaggttttgttttgtttatataaattccAACACTGGTACTTACCTCTACTCTAGCGGATGAAGCAGGAAATGTATGTTGCACCAAGATCTCAAATGACGAAGGTGGAATCAGCCGCTCTCCCTCCCAAACAGCTTCATTTACAAGTATGGTCCGAGCCTCTGGATTCGACGAAATCCTAAGTGCATAAACGAGATCAGATGGTTTTTACATTACATACAGCAGAGGAGGGAGggagatgaaaagaaaaactggACTCACATCTCAACAAATTGCAGGATGAGATCCATTGCCTGAGGCCTGTAGTAGCACTTGTTATTACCGACTAGTGGGAGCAAGTTACGTGACCATGAATACAAGCCAGCTGATAAAGCACCTTGGGAGGCCTGTATAAAGTTGGAAAGTTAAACAAAANNNNNNNNNNNNNNNNNNNNNNNNNNNNNNaaaaaaaaaaaaaaaaaaaaaaaactataaagacATGACATGAACCTGAGCCATCATCCAAATAATAAAGGGAAGCTTGTCCTCGCCTTGATAAGTAGGTTTGTCCCTCATCATTGGCAAAACAGTTGTCAAAGCCTCAGGTTTACAACGCAACAGCATGGCTAATACAACAAATATTGCCACCTAcaagtagaaaacaaaacatttgagTCTcagtgaaacaaacaaattaaagttaaGTGAGTGAATACACCCATTCAATTCAATCAATGACAAAAACATTGATGCGTTTTAATTACCTTAGATTTGTTAGCATTGTTTTGTTCTATTTTGACAACTCCAGGCCATTCAGTGAGAATGAGATCAGACGCCCACAGTACAAAGGCACGTAGTGTTGTTTCAAATGGAAGTTTGTTGATAAAATCAACTGATGTTTCGTAGACAGATGTAGGGATTTGAGAAAACGGAAcctattttatttaattaacaaGAAGCAAGATATGATCAGCTTCAAGAAACTAATTAACCaacctatattatatataatatatatatatatatatatatatagctcgcTCACGTGGATCAGCGTGGATAAAGGAGTCTCCTGGAACATCTTGACCCATCGGAATGATTCTTGGGAAAGTTTATCCCCATAGTAATCGACTAATATCAATATCTGCTTATCTGGAATAGGCCAATGCTTGTCCTacatattaacaaacaaacaaacaagatcgAGTAAATTTAATAAGTTTTGATTACATACTAAGTTTAGCTAGGGAGGGTTATCGAAATTAAACAAGGCTTGTTTAACAAGCTGAATTTCACATAAGCCTGCATGCACTTACCAATGTTTCGTCGAGGAAAGCCGCAAGGTCTGAGGGAACGATCTTTGCCGCAGCTTCGGACAAAGACAGTATCGCCTTTTCGGTTTCCTCGACCGCCACAGCTGCCTATTAGTTAGTTAAAAACAAAGACTAAAATAttgaatttcatattttttttattttttcgtatgagtttagggtttagggcaGGAGATTATCATATACACACctaccttttcttcttcttcgtcgggGAAAATTGGAAGATTTGAGGGTCCGATCTCTGACGCAGCTTCGGGACAAGAAGACACTAACACCACCTCCGCCTTCGGATTCGATTTGATTGGAGGTTCCATTAGATAACACTAAACACACAGATTTTTGGAGTTGCTTCAGGAAGCTTGGTCTGATTTGTAAATCTCTGACTATCTTAACTTTTCCCACAAGTTTATAAATTTCTGACTGTCAATTTATTTTGCGTACTATTAATTAATTTGCTTTACAACTGGGCGTATTTGATATTTGCAAGGCCCAGTCCAATAAGAGACTCTCTCGCCTTTCTTCTATAGATAGACGAAAAGTGCTTTCGTTCCATGCAACCCTAAACGATTCGTCATCTCGAGAAACAAATAAAGGGCTTGGGCCGGGTATGCTAAACGGGCCAAGGGTGTAGCATTGGTCGGCCCATCAGGTCCAAAGAAAAGAAGGGGACGCGGAGTCGCGTCACATTAATCAGCTCGTAGTTCAAGAttggtcaaagattcccgcattcaatTGGATTAATTAGGACGCGAAAatcatgtaaaattaattacacaCTGATTGGGTAATTAATTGgttagtataaatatgtaaggggagAATCATTGTAGAGGGATCGAACATTTTTTCACTCAGACAATAATATACACTTTTTTAGCATACATATActctcaattcagttcggaactttAACGGTGGTAAGCTCCTCCATTCataaatcacttcggaaggagagaactagtttcagttctcacatttggcgctagaaggagagGAGTTATCACCTATACTCTTGCTAGTTCTGACTTCATATCCGAACCCACTTCATTCAAATACCGCTATGGCTACCGACTCTTCTAGTCAGGTAACTCTAGAAACTATCCAGAAACTTTTGCAGGATTTGACTGAGAAATCCGACCGTCAGCAAGCAGCCTCTGCTGCTCTTACCGAGCGTTTTGACAGCCTGAAAGGACAGGTCTCTACCCGCTTGGAGGCAGTCACTACGTCAGTAGCTGACCTTTCAGCCTCTCACTGCGTATACGCCGATCGGGTCGATCTCTTGTCCTCCGATCAAAACCCTCGCTGACGCGCTCTGGATTTTACTGGCGTTGTTCCGCCTTTCACCTTGCAGCCTGCAGCAGCAAACGCCCACTCCGGGATATACTTTCCCACCACAGCTAAGTACCCAGGCAGCACCGCCGTTGGTTGGCGATAGCCACACTCCAGTTCAGCTCGACGTTGCTGGATCCTCCGAAGTCCCAGTCTGTCTTCCTCCCCTTGTGGGCGGAAATATTTTGACTCCTGGTTATGCCACCAATCCCAAGATCCACTGTATGCAGAGCGAAATCCGAGATATGCGGTCTAGGGTGCACAGTGCAACTATTTCAGCACTGGATATTTCCCAGGTAATTGAAGAATCGAAGCGAACTCCTTTCTCAGATCACATAGCTCGAGTTCGCATCAAGGATACCGGGAAAACAAAATTCTTGAGCTACGAAGGAAAAGGAGATCCGACTAGCCATCTCAAAACCTTCTTGATAACAGCCAGCCGCGTGGACCTCGAACCTCACGAAGCAGATGCTGGGTACTGCAAGTTGTTTGCACAAACTTTCTGTGGACCGGCTCTACTTTTGTTTGCATCCTTGACAGCTGGCTCCATTAACAACTTCACGGAGTTGTCAACTTCTTTCATAAAGCAGTACTCGAGCTTAATTGAAACCGCAGTAACAGACGCTCAGCTTTGGAACTTGAaccaaaacccaagggagtctCTCCGATCCTACATAACAAAATTCAAGGAAATTCATGTCTAGATTCCGGGGCTGTCAGACTCAACTGCTTTGGCCACACTTAAAAATGGCCTTTGGCATGAGTCCCATTTTCGCGAGGAGCTGACTGTGAATCAGTTCCCTACCATCCAGGATGCACTACACCGAACTACCAACTGGATAATTGCCGAAGAAGAAAAGGCTGCTGCTGCTCTAAAGCATAAAGTAGCACCTACAGGCAAACCCCGATTGGAAGCACCTGCTAAAAAGACTCCGCCTTCGACCCCGAAGTCCGGACCTGGCACATTTGCGGTGAACCAATCTCCGAAGAAAAATTCTCCAAAGAGTTCACAATCTAAACCTCCATTTTCACCACGCTCCAAGGGCGGAGTACTCCCAAGTAACAAATGGGTCCGAGATGAGAATACGTACTGCGAACTCCACAAAACCAATAGCCACTCAACTCGGGACTGCAAGAAGCTGATGCATCTTCTCGTAGAAAAATATGTGTCCGGAGAGATGCCGAACGTGACTATCGAGGAGCTGGAGCATAAGGCTATCTCTGAAGTGGACAAAGACGATCCACCctcaaagaaaccaaagcaaACAGATGGGAATGAAGCTCCTAAGAAAAGAATCGACGTCATAATGGGGGGCTCACGACTTTTTCGAAAATCCATCACGGCGATAAAAGACCATCAGAGGAAGCTCACGAACCCCCAGCCGAAACGAATCAAGGTCACGACAAGTGATTTACC from the Camelina sativa cultivar DH55 chromosome 12, Cs, whole genome shotgun sequence genome contains:
- the LOC104733573 gene encoding uncharacterized protein LOC104733573 → MDLILQFVEMISSNPEARTILVNEAVWEGERLIPPSSFEILVQHTFPASSARVETTNRFEAIYPLLKEVALAPDSATGSNTMKQILTFSLRLAGKGAGNPVLAKEAIAIATCCVTKNVDCFKYWDNLYNENIEASVALLKKLVDDWKDHSLKLSSSPSDTLAVKHTICSFRIKNEKAIITEGVANSFIYKEADKSCELISRRLSRGNGGLQIAPITAMVIAAVAAAAGAALVLSSQ